The following nucleotide sequence is from Cicer arietinum cultivar CDC Frontier isolate Library 1 chromosome 2, Cicar.CDCFrontier_v2.0, whole genome shotgun sequence.
TATCTTTAATGATTATGTACATGACTAGTGGTTAATTCCTCACAAGAAAAGATTTGTTGAGGCGTGGACAAATAGAGTTATGCATTTTGGGAACACTACAACATAAAGGGTTGAGTCCGCGCACTGGAGTTTGAAACGAATATTACAAGATAGCATTGGTGATATATGCAGTGTTTGGGAAACCATCAATAGCATGATTGTATTACAACACAGTGAGATAATAACATCATTTGAAAAGAGCATAATTCAAAAGGTCCATCGACATAGTAATAGATTGTACGCCAATGTGTGTGGTGTTGTGTCCAAAAATGCAATAGATCACATTGCGGCAGAGTTTGATCGCGTGAAGTATGTAGGTATAGATAAGTCTGAATGTCGTTGCACAGTTAGGAGAACACATGgtctaccttgtgcatgtgagaTAGCCAGGTACAGTATGATCCCCTGTTCCATTCCGTTAGACTACATTCATATTTGGTGGACTGAATTAACTTTTCATGATGATGGATCGGGTAAACCTTCAGAATTATCTGTGAAACATGAAATAGAAGTGATAgtgaaaaagtttgataaaCTTGATGTACTTGGAAAAATTGCACTTAAAGGTAAATTACGTGAGATCGCGTATCCATCGACTACGTCGATGTGTCCACCTGTTGATAAGGTTAAAACAAATGGTGCACctaaaaaaggaaaaagtaaggtatcaaaaagagataaatcaacCACGCGTGATCCATCTTGGTGGGAATATGTGGATACAAGTGTTCGATGCAACAGTACAAATGCATGTAGTACTGTAACATCTAATAAAGTACAATAACCTCGATCATCAGTCAAAAAGCTCACACCTCGACCATCAGTCAACAAAGTTCAACAACCGAGAGTTCTTATCTTCAAGGATTGGTTGCCAGTTGAAATTCACAAATTCATAGATGACATTATTGATGTGGGCGAGGATGGTAATTGTGGATATCGTGCAGTTGCAGCTTTACTTAGAATGGGTGAAAACTTTTGGGCATTCATTCGTCAAGAGTGTGTGGTAGAGCTTCAAGAATTCATGTCTCATTACGAGATAATATATGGAGGACAAATTTTTGTTCAACAATTTATACACAATGTATATGTTGAACATGTTGCAACTTTGGATAATTGGATGACACTTCCAGAAATGGGACATGTGATTGCTTCGAAATTTAACTTGGTTTTCGTCGCATTATCACTTAACCAATCACAAACATTTTTTCCACTTAGAA
It contains:
- the LOC101507980 gene encoding uncharacterized protein, which gives rise to MIVLQHSEIITSFEKSIIQKVHRHSNRLYANVCGVVSKNAIDHIAAEFDRVKYVGIDKSECRCTVRRTHGLPCACEIARYSMIPCSIPLDYIHIWWTELTFHDDGSGKPSELSVKHEIEVIVKKFDKLDVLGKIALKGKLREIAYPSTTSMCPPVDKVKTNGAPKKGKSKVSKRDKSTTRDPSWWEYVDTSVRCNSTNAFKKLTPRPSVNKVQQPRVLIFKDWLPVEIHKFIDDIIDVGEDGNCGYRAVAALLRMGENFWAFIRQECVVELQEFMSHYEIIYGGQIFVQQFIHNVYVEHVATLDNWMTLPEMGHVIASKFNLVFVALSLNQSQTFFPLRIPPPTLISDHRMIVIAFVNNCHFVRVYLKPNSPIPSPSNLWRKNCTEEARQ